One stretch of Danio rerio strain Tuebingen ecotype United States chromosome 6, GRCz12tu, whole genome shotgun sequence DNA includes these proteins:
- the rad54l gene encoding DNA repair and recombination protein RAD54-like (The RefSeq protein has 3 substitutions compared to this genomic sequence) codes for MRRSLAPSQVAKRKQGPDSDDEEDWEPDMEPQSKRDCREKYISPYRKPLTPLTNRPVCADGNEHEAFIRKILSKPFKIPIPNYTGVLGLRALGLRRAGVRKALHDPFEDGALVLYEPPAISAHDLIKADKEKLPVHVVVDPVLSKVLRPHQREGVKFLWDCVTGRRIENSYGCIMADEMGLGKTLQCITLIWTLLKQSPDCKPEIDKVIVVSPSSLVRNWYNEVGKWLGGRVQPVAIDGGSKDEIDSKLVNFISQQGMRIPTPILIISYETFRLHAEVLHKGKVGLVICDEGHRLKNSDNQTYLALNSMNAQRRVLISGTPIQNDLLEYFSLVHFVNSGILGTAQEFKKRFEIPILKGRDADASDKDRAAGEQKLQELISIVNRCLIRRTSDILSKYLPVKIEQVVCCNLTPLQKELYKLFLKQAKPVESLQTGKISVSSLSSITSLKKLCNHPALIYEKCLTGEEGFDGALDLFPQNYSTKAVEPQLSGKMLVLDYILAMTRTTTSDKVVLVSNYTQTLDLFEKLCRNRRYLYVRLDGTMSIKKRAKIVERFNNPSSPEFIFMLSSKAGGCGLNLIGANRLVMFDPDWNPANDEQAMARVWRDGQKKTCYIYRLLSTGTIEEKILQRQAHKKALSSCVVDEEQDVERHFSLGELRELFSLNEKTLSDTHDRFRCRRCVNGRQVRPPPDDSDCTCDLSNWHHCADKRGLRDPVLQASWDAAVSFVFHQRSHEDQRGVV; via the exons ATG AGGAGAAGTCTAGCGCCAAGTCAGGTGGCCAAAAGAAAACAGGGGCCAGATTCAGACGATGAGGAGGACTGGGAGCCTGACATG GAACCACAGTGCAAGAGAGACTGTCGAGAAAAGTACATCTCCCCTTACAGAAAACCCCTGACCCCGCTGACCAACAGACCCTTCTGCGCTGATGGCAATGAACAT gAAGCCTTCATTCGCAAGATCTTATCCAAACCATTTAAAATTCCTATTCCAAATTACACAG GCGTTTTGGGTTTGCGGGCTCTGGGTCTGAGACGAGCTGGTGTGAGGAAAGCTCTGCACGACCCGTTTGAAGACGGAGCTCTGGTTCTGTATGAGCCTCCGGTCATCAGCGCTCATGACCTGATCAAAGCAGACAA GGAGAAGCTGCCAGTGCATGTTGTTGTAGATCCCGTGCTCAGTAAAGTGCTTCGACCACATCAGCGAGAG GGTGTAAAGTTCTTGTGGGATTGTGTGACGGGACGACGGATTGAGAACTCCTACGGCTGTATTATGGCGGATGAGATGGGTCTGGGAAAAACATTACAATGCATCACTCTCATCTGGACTTTACTGAAGCAGAGTCCAGACTGCAAACCTGAGATCGATAAGGTCATCGTGGTCTCTCCGTCCAGCCTGGTGAGAAACTGGTACAATGAAGTGGGCAAGTGGCTCGGTGGACGCGTGCAGCCTGTGGCCATTGACGGAGGCTCCAAAGACGAGATCGACAGCAAACTTG TAAACTTCATCTCTCAGCAAGGCATGAGAATACCAACTCCAATTCTGATCATTTCCTATGAAACTTTCCGTCTCCACGCTGAAGTCCTGCACAAAGGCAAAGTCGGACTGGTCATCTGTGATGAG ggtCACCGGCTGAAAAACTCAGACAATCAGACATACCTGGCTCTGAACTCCATGAATGCCCAGAGGAGAGTGCTGATATCTGGGACTCCCATTCAGAACGACCTGCTGGAGTATTTCAGCTTGGTGCACTTTGTAAACTCTGGCATCCTCG GCACAGCTCAGGAGTTTAAGAAACGCTTCGAGATTCCTATCCTGAAGGGTCGTGATGCAGACGCCAGTGATAAAGACAGAGCTGCTGGAGAGCAGAAACTCCAGGAGCTCATCAGCATTGTCAACAG gtGTTTGATTCGAAGGACTTCAGATATTCTTTCCAAGTATCTGCCAGTGAAGATTGAACAAGTAGTCTGCTGCAA tctgACTCCTCTGCAGAAAGAGCTGTACAAGTTATTCCTGAAGCAGGCCAAACCTGTGGAGAGTCTGCAGACGGGGAAGATCTCCGTGTCTTCTCTGTCCTCCATCACCTCGCTAAAGAAGCTCTGCAACC ATCCTGCCCTGATCTACGAGAAGTGTCTGACAGGAGAAGAGGGTTTTGACGGAGCACTGGATCTCTTCCCACAGAATTATTCAACCAAAGCAGTCGAACCACAGCTCTCAG GGAAGATGCTGGTGTTGGATTATATCTTGGCGATGACCAGAACAACGACCAGTGATAAAGTGGTTCTGGTCTCCAACTACACACAGACTTTGGATCTGTTTGAAAAACTGTGTCGAAACAGAAG ATACCTTTATGTTAGGCTGGATGGGACGATGTCCATCAAGAAGAGAGCCAAGATTGTGGAGAGATTCAACAACCCCTCT AGCCCAGAGTTCATCTTCATGCTGAGCAGTAAAGCTGGCGGCTGTGGCCTCAATCTGATTGGTGCAAACCGATTGGTGATGTTCGACCCGGACTGGAATCCAGCCAATGACGAGCAGGCGATGGCTAGAGTGTGGAGAGACGGACAGAAGAAGACCTGCTACATCTACAGACTGCTGTCG ACGGGAACCATAGAGGAGAAGATCCTCCAGAGACAGGCTCATAAGAAGGCCTTGAGCAGCTGTGTAGTGGATGAGGAGCAGGACGTGGAGAGACATTTCTCTCTCGGAGAGCTTCGGGAACTCTTCTCGCTCAATGAGAAAACCCTCAGCGACACACATGACAG GTTTCGCTGCAGGCGGTGTGTGAATGGCCGACAGGTTCGTCCTCCTCCTGATGATTCGGACTGTACCTGTGATCTCTCCAACTGGCATCACTGCGCTGATAAGCGAGGCCTGAGAGACCCGGTGCTGCAGGCTTCATGGGATGCAGCAGTCTCTTTCGTCTTCCACCAGCGCTCACACGAGGACCAGAGAGGAGTTGTCTGA